A genomic stretch from Tissierellales bacterium includes:
- the fliD gene encoding flagellar filament capping protein FliD — translation MGDRMRIGGLASGMDTDAAVKNMMKAEQMKLDKLEAERTVREWTQDQYRDINKSIVEFKDKYFDVLNKDTYIKSPAMFSSTKATISDDYKNIIKVTNTQNIAARTRFITVKQKAFNARKESSGTISSSYSKLESTKDVDRSKLKEGFEFGAVVDGIFKSIKLDEDLSSATNKEIEDKFQNLLKEAFGDYETDNPSGSGKVKNPKIKVEFKNNRFSFELGGPLKSSQLELRNPVSTYNEKMEMVDGEKNFTEGTKELTDFNGVFKIQEGSGSFKTITVSGANDAQEMLDKINEQLKTHYSNRVKASMSGNKLQISAMGVGEKFKLVNDTSDDLLAKAGIASGTEIQAVKGRANFGYNDVNQKLEFKIDGKDYEVNFDKNFNSNEKNEMETAINSALSGSGVSVTIGNDGTIAFNSPDGHSIEVVGNNELENLGMERSSISNRIDLKSSIKEVYDANLFANSDVNKPFNDEGEIEFKINGQTFQFTSADSIDDITAKINQSNVGVKMEYDQYRDQFVLESKSMGTASRVKIEDQKGNFMKMLGLDETEMRGQDAIVNIDNTDDGVDNGIDIYKSSNSFNIDGIGYELKSAEPGKKIEVTVESDVDTAYDNIKAFVEDYNKLIKQVNDKLNEERYRDYKPLTSEQKQSMSDDDAELWTEKAKSGLLRNDSTLSSFVDGLRLDLYSKVGGISLPDIGITTSSDYKEKGKLVINPTKLKMALKEKGSEIVDLFTMDEEGSKGIAYKLEEQVNKMSGRTGTKGKLLQKAGMIGDRTQYDNVLYKEIKEYDKRIKEMIKRMADKEERYYNQFSKLEVAMQKMNQQSTWLAQQLGGM, via the coding sequence ATGGGTGATAGAATGAGAATAGGTGGCTTGGCCAGTGGTATGGATACAGATGCTGCTGTAAAAAATATGATGAAAGCCGAGCAGATGAAACTTGACAAATTAGAAGCAGAGAGAACGGTTAGAGAGTGGACACAGGATCAATATAGAGACATAAATAAATCAATTGTCGAATTCAAGGATAAGTATTTTGATGTACTTAACAAAGACACATATATTAAATCGCCTGCTATGTTCTCTTCTACAAAGGCAACTATCAGTGATGACTACAAAAATATAATAAAAGTTACAAATACACAGAATATTGCAGCGAGAACGCGATTTATTACAGTTAAACAAAAGGCGTTTAATGCGAGAAAAGAAAGTAGTGGAACTATTAGCAGCTCATATTCTAAATTGGAGTCAACTAAAGATGTCGATAGAAGTAAATTGAAAGAGGGATTCGAATTTGGTGCTGTAGTAGATGGCATTTTCAAATCTATAAAATTAGATGAGGATTTATCTTCAGCGACAAATAAAGAAATTGAAGATAAATTCCAAAATCTTTTAAAAGAAGCATTTGGTGATTATGAAACAGATAACCCAAGTGGCAGCGGAAAAGTAAAGAATCCTAAAATCAAAGTTGAATTCAAAAACAATAGATTTAGCTTTGAACTTGGCGGACCATTAAAGAGTAGTCAATTGGAACTTAGAAATCCAGTATCTACGTACAATGAAAAGATGGAAATGGTCGATGGAGAGAAAAACTTCACAGAGGGAACTAAAGAACTTACAGATTTTAATGGAGTATTTAAAATTCAAGAGGGAAGTGGAAGTTTTAAAACAATCACTGTAAGTGGTGCAAATGATGCACAGGAGATGTTAGATAAAATAAATGAGCAGTTGAAAACTCATTATTCAAATAGAGTTAAGGCTTCTATGTCTGGAAATAAATTGCAGATAAGTGCTATGGGCGTAGGCGAGAAATTTAAATTAGTAAATGACACTAGTGATGATTTACTTGCAAAAGCAGGGATTGCATCTGGAACGGAAATACAGGCTGTGAAGGGAAGAGCTAATTTTGGGTATAATGATGTAAATCAAAAATTAGAATTTAAAATAGATGGAAAAGATTACGAGGTTAATTTTGACAAGAACTTTAATTCTAACGAAAAAAATGAGATGGAGACAGCTATCAATAGTGCACTTAGTGGATCGGGTGTTTCAGTTACAATAGGAAATGACGGAACTATTGCATTTAATTCACCAGATGGGCATAGTATAGAAGTTGTTGGAAATAACGAATTAGAAAATCTTGGAATGGAAAGAAGTTCTATAAGTAATAGAATTGATTTAAAGAGTAGCATCAAAGAGGTTTATGATGCAAATTTGTTTGCAAATTCAGATGTAAACAAACCATTTAACGATGAAGGCGAGATAGAATTCAAGATAAATGGACAGACATTTCAGTTTACTTCAGCAGATAGTATAGATGATATAACTGCAAAGATAAATCAATCAAATGTTGGAGTGAAAATGGAGTATGATCAATATAGAGATCAATTTGTATTAGAGAGTAAATCTATGGGAACTGCATCAAGAGTTAAAATTGAAGATCAAAAAGGCAATTTTATGAAAATGCTAGGCCTTGATGAGACTGAGATGAGAGGTCAGGATGCCATAGTAAATATAGACAACACAGACGATGGTGTAGACAATGGTATAGATATATACAAATCGAGTAATTCATTTAATATAGATGGAATAGGCTATGAACTAAAAAGTGCAGAACCAGGAAAGAAGATAGAAGTAACAGTTGAGTCAGATGTGGATACTGCATATGATAATATAAAAGCTTTTGTAGAAGATTATAATAAGCTCATAAAGCAGGTAAATGACAAATTAAATGAGGAAAGATACAGAGATTATAAGCCGCTTACATCGGAGCAAAAACAATCTATGTCAGACGATGATGCAGAATTATGGACAGAAAAGGCGAAGAGTGGACTTCTTAGAAATGATTCTACGCTAAGTAGTTTTGTCGATGGGCTTAGACTTGATTTGTATTCGAAAGTGGGAGGAATAAGTCTACCCGATATAGGAATAACTACTAGCTCAGATTATAAAGAAAAGGGTAAGCTCGTAATTAATCCAACTAAATTGAAAATGGCTCTTAAAGAAAAGGGTAGCGAAATAGTGGATCTCTTCACTATGGATGAAGAAGGCAGTAAGGGAATAGCTTATAAATTAGAAGAGCAAGTAAATAAGATGTCTGGAAGGACAGGAACTAAAGGTAAATTATTACAAAAAGCAGGTATGATTGGTGACAGAACACAGTATGACAATGTATTGTATAAAGAAATAAAAGAGTATGATAAACGCATAAAAGAGATGATTAAGAGAATGGCTGATAAAGAAGAGAGATATTATAATCAATTTTCTAAATTAGAAGTAGCTATGCAAAAGATGAACCAGCAATCAACATGGCTTGCACAGCAATTAGGAGGCATGTAA
- a CDS encoding flagellar protein FlaG encodes MRIEKIGEKTQITQQQKTTAYKSSKLDNQKMSKQRETIKAHQKEQVKKKDVQEKDLIDAIEAANKSVKTYDRRLEYRIHEKTHEIMVKVIDTSGDEDRIIREIPSEKVLDMVAKMWELAGILVDEKA; translated from the coding sequence ATGCGAATTGAAAAAATTGGGGAAAAAACGCAAATAACTCAGCAGCAGAAAACTACAGCATACAAATCAAGTAAATTGGATAATCAAAAAATGTCGAAACAAAGAGAAACTATAAAAGCGCATCAAAAGGAACAGGTTAAGAAAAAAGATGTGCAAGAGAAGGATTTAATTGATGCTATTGAAGCAGCAAATAAGAGCGTCAAGACTTACGACCGAAGATTAGAGTATAGAATTCATGAAAAGACACATGAAATAATGGTAAAAGTAATTGATACTAGTGGTGATGAAGACAGAATTATTCGTGAGATACCATCTGAAAAGGTATTGGATATGGTTGCAAAAATGTGGGAATTAGCGGGAATATTAGTTGATGAAAAAGCCTAG